A genome region from Candidatus Eremiobacterota bacterium includes the following:
- a CDS encoding ComF family protein has protein sequence MLRSWLFPPACAACDAPGVALCAACAPSPRDAIAFAVDGVPAFALGAYEGALRKAIVAMKHGERDPLDAFAALLAERAPLHGVLVPLSTTRPRAAERGFDQSVELARRIAARTGVPYATLLRKHGAPQDGRARLARLRSAGRFRLVALPPLPATVTLLDDVCTTGATLRDAMRTLAGAGVCVRQIVVVARTPPGRGRSDAGPRAAPG, from the coding sequence GTGCTCCGTTCTTGGCTTTTTCCGCCGGCCTGCGCTGCGTGCGACGCGCCCGGCGTCGCGCTGTGCGCCGCTTGCGCGCCGTCGCCGCGTGACGCGATCGCATTTGCGGTCGACGGCGTTCCGGCGTTCGCGCTCGGCGCGTATGAGGGTGCGCTGCGCAAGGCGATCGTCGCGATGAAGCACGGCGAGCGCGATCCGCTCGACGCGTTCGCCGCGCTGCTTGCGGAGCGCGCACCGCTGCACGGCGTGCTGGTCCCGCTGTCCACGACGCGCCCGCGCGCGGCCGAGCGCGGCTTCGACCAGAGCGTCGAGCTGGCGCGCCGCATCGCAGCGCGCACCGGCGTGCCGTACGCCACGCTGCTGCGCAAGCACGGCGCGCCGCAGGACGGCCGCGCGCGGCTCGCCCGGCTGCGCTCCGCCGGACGGTTCCGGCTCGTTGCGCTGCCGCCGTTGCCCGCGACCGTGACGCTGCTCGACGACGTCTGCACCACCGGCGCGACCTTGCGCGACGCGATGCGCACGCTGGCCGGCGCCGGCGTCTGCGTCCGCCAGATCGTCGTCGTCGCGCGGACGCCGCCGGGCCGGGGCCGCTCGGATGCCGGCCCGCGCGCGGCGCCAGGCTGA
- a CDS encoding DUF427 domain-containing protein: protein MKAVWKGAVLAESDRTEVVENNHYFPPDTIKSEHFKPSEKHTVCPWKGTASYYTVEVNGERNADAAWYYPTTKDAAKNIEGYVAFWKGVEVTP, encoded by the coding sequence ATGAAAGCCGTTTGGAAGGGCGCGGTCCTCGCCGAGAGCGACCGCACCGAAGTCGTCGAGAACAACCATTACTTTCCGCCGGACACGATCAAGTCCGAGCACTTCAAGCCGTCCGAGAAGCACACGGTTTGCCCGTGGAAAGGAACCGCGAGCTACTACACCGTCGAGGTGAACGGCGAGCGGAACGCCGACGCCGCGTGGTATTACCCGACGACGAAGGACGCCGCGAAGAACATCGAGGGCTACGTGGCGTTCTGGAAGGGCGTTGAGGTCACGCCGTAG
- the ribD gene encoding bifunctional diaminohydroxyphosphoribosylaminopyrimidine deaminase/5-amino-6-(5-phosphoribosylamino)uracil reductase RibD, with product MAARALANAAPNPPVGCVLARDGVTLGEGWHHFAGEAHAEVEALRDARARANDVRGATAYVSLEPCNHHGRTPPCSEALIEAGIARVVVGALDPNPKTAEGGVRRLREAGIEVNVLDDAARALIERFRWTIAHAERPYLTLKMAASLDGYVASRPGAQQWLTGELARERVRDLRVEHDAVLVGAGTIRIDDPQLTVRPHATRRKPYTRVVACETEAIAPTSRILAPPSDAPPGAYARTIVLAPAGARTKFAALQPLADVVYVGDDGALQLDLAAALGALRERGIASVLCEGGPTLAGRLLARGLVQRVVWLMAPTFLRSETAVPVLNGADLAGANGWRFDRIERVGDDMLLSADLTTCSRA from the coding sequence TTGGCGGCGCGCGCGCTGGCGAACGCCGCACCGAACCCGCCGGTGGGCTGCGTCCTCGCGCGCGACGGCGTGACGCTGGGCGAGGGCTGGCACCATTTCGCCGGCGAGGCGCACGCCGAAGTCGAGGCGTTGCGCGACGCGCGCGCGCGCGCGAACGACGTGCGCGGCGCGACCGCGTACGTTTCGCTCGAACCGTGCAACCACCACGGGCGCACCCCGCCGTGCAGCGAAGCGCTCATCGAGGCCGGGATCGCGCGCGTCGTGGTCGGCGCGCTCGATCCGAACCCGAAAACCGCCGAAGGCGGCGTGCGCCGGCTGCGCGAGGCCGGAATCGAGGTCAACGTGCTCGACGACGCGGCGCGCGCGCTGATCGAGCGCTTCCGCTGGACGATCGCGCACGCCGAGCGGCCGTACCTGACGCTGAAGATGGCCGCCTCGCTCGACGGCTACGTCGCTTCGCGTCCCGGCGCGCAGCAGTGGCTGACCGGCGAGCTAGCGCGCGAGCGCGTGCGCGATTTGCGAGTTGAACACGACGCGGTTCTCGTCGGTGCCGGAACGATCCGCATCGATGACCCGCAGCTCACGGTGCGTCCGCACGCCACGCGCCGCAAGCCGTACACCCGCGTCGTCGCGTGCGAGACCGAAGCGATCGCCCCGACGAGCCGCATCCTCGCGCCGCCGTCCGACGCGCCGCCCGGCGCGTATGCGCGCACCATCGTGCTGGCGCCGGCCGGCGCGCGCACGAAATTCGCCGCGCTGCAGCCGCTCGCCGACGTCGTGTACGTCGGGGACGACGGGGCGCTGCAACTCGATCTGGCGGCGGCGCTGGGCGCGCTGCGCGAGCGCGGGATCGCGAGCGTGCTGTGCGAAGGCGGGCCGACGCTGGCCGGGCGGCTTCTCGCGCGCGGGCTGGTCCAGCGGGTGGTCTGGCTGATGGCGCCCACGTTCCTGCGCAGCGAGACGGCCGTCCCCGTGCTGAACGGCGCCGATTTGGCCGGCGCGAACGGATGGCGCTTCGACCGCATCGAACGCGTCGGCGACGACATGCTGCTCTCCGCGGATCTCACCACGTGTTCTCGGGCCTGA
- a CDS encoding riboflavin synthase, which translates to MFSGLIVHDGRVASADGAARGGLTLVVEAPDAIAAGVADGDSVAINGACLTVVGFDARTMRFDVVPETLARTGFERLRAGDRVNVELSLRVGDRLGGHFVYGHVDASPSILAKVPEGQGFRLHVSLPDELAPFIVEKGYVAVDGVSLTVASVDHEKFTVALIPETARRTTLGTKGPGERVNVEVDPIARYAQGAVVAYAQQRSDAPTADEVAWAYEI; encoded by the coding sequence GTGTTCTCGGGCCTGATCGTGCACGACGGCCGCGTCGCTTCGGCCGACGGCGCAGCGCGCGGCGGGCTGACGCTCGTCGTCGAAGCGCCCGACGCCATCGCCGCCGGCGTCGCCGATGGTGACTCGGTCGCGATCAATGGCGCCTGTCTGACCGTGGTCGGCTTCGACGCGCGCACGATGCGCTTCGACGTCGTGCCGGAAACGCTCGCGCGGACCGGTTTCGAGCGCCTGCGCGCGGGCGACCGCGTCAATGTTGAGCTTTCGCTGCGCGTCGGCGACCGGCTCGGCGGGCACTTCGTGTACGGCCACGTCGACGCGAGCCCGTCGATCCTCGCCAAAGTGCCGGAAGGCCAAGGCTTTCGCCTCCACGTCTCGCTGCCGGACGAGCTCGCGCCGTTCATCGTCGAGAAAGGCTACGTCGCGGTGGACGGGGTGAGCCTCACCGTCGCCTCGGTCGACCACGAGAAGTTCACCGTCGCGCTGATCCCCGAGACGGCACGCCGTACGACGCTGGGGACGAAAGGTCCCGGCGAGCGCGTGAACGTCGAAGTCGACCCGATCGCGCGCTATGCGCAAGGCGCGGTGGTCGCGTACGCGCAGCAGCGCAGCGACGCGCCGACCGCCGACGAAGTCGCCTGGGCCTACGAAATCTGA
- a CDS encoding acyl-CoA thioesterase, with translation MPSGEGQPIRVGPEVCERVRWSDVDVMGIVYYGKYLRFMEAAEAEFFRATRFSYGRIAGEFGVWIARVRLECDYRAPARLDDEIVCRAELRELAAASMTFAFPIDRADGTRLADGVLVLAALDRETLRPKRLPAPLAAALRGDAAFR, from the coding sequence GTGCCAAGCGGCGAAGGCCAGCCGATCCGCGTCGGCCCGGAGGTGTGCGAGCGCGTCCGCTGGAGCGACGTCGACGTGATGGGCATCGTCTACTACGGCAAGTACCTGCGCTTCATGGAAGCCGCCGAGGCGGAGTTCTTCCGCGCGACGCGCTTTTCGTACGGCCGCATCGCCGGTGAATTCGGCGTGTGGATCGCGCGCGTTCGGCTGGAGTGCGACTACCGCGCGCCGGCGCGGCTCGACGATGAGATCGTGTGCCGCGCGGAGCTGCGCGAGCTCGCTGCGGCGTCGATGACGTTCGCCTTTCCGATCGACCGCGCCGACGGAACCCGTCTCGCCGACGGCGTCCTCGTCCTCGCCGCGCTCGACCGCGAGACACTCCGCCCGAAACGCCTCCCGGCGCCGCTCGCCGCAGCACTGCGCGGCGACGCCGCTTTTCGCTGA
- a CDS encoding FAD-dependent oxidoreductase: MADEQYDVLVIGSSLGGVAAAIRAAEMGAAVCLIDPGEWVGGQFTSQGVSKPDEHKYIETVGSTASYRQFKNNVRAWYRANATLSAVGSSQPIFNPGGPYVASQPQFAVEPKLGDTILKQMIAAAPGLTWRPNTTVTGFELSDDAIAAVKANGADGSETRYVASYVLDATDLGDCLPQVLREDEWVVGAESHADTGEAGAPAKAQPKWIQPITVVCAVEHRPAPENHTIPEPPNYAANRSKYHVKDGVITTMFAGGGTTGFNYRQYLDARNFDDPNFRYDRTTLNTGANDYDEESIPTGDPKRDAQIVQAARDLSLGFLYWLQTECPRDDHSGNGYPELRPASEAFGSDDGMAPVAYIRESRRIKALKTIVRSEIEQSRANTGPRAALFDDSCGVGTYAFMDGHALPGQHMSGFWINIWPVQIPLRALIPKRVTNLLAACKNIGTTHFTSGLYRLHPFEWNVGESAGALAAFCVAQDTTPHDVAGDQHLTREYQRALLEQGIPLYWWTDVQPGDPIWAAVQMAGATKVMTGDGNREMKFNPDDSVSDDTRSAIAAKIGADVPDGIDTRGHLAQWLFEQGHT; encoded by the coding sequence GTGGCCGACGAGCAGTACGACGTTCTCGTAATCGGTTCGAGTCTGGGCGGCGTGGCGGCCGCGATCCGGGCCGCGGAGATGGGCGCGGCGGTGTGCCTGATCGATCCCGGCGAGTGGGTCGGCGGACAGTTCACCTCGCAAGGCGTCTCGAAGCCGGACGAGCACAAATACATCGAAACCGTCGGCAGCACGGCGTCGTACCGGCAGTTCAAGAACAACGTGCGCGCGTGGTACCGCGCGAACGCGACGCTGTCCGCGGTCGGGTCGAGCCAGCCGATCTTCAATCCCGGCGGCCCGTACGTCGCCTCGCAGCCGCAGTTCGCCGTCGAGCCGAAGCTCGGCGATACGATCCTCAAGCAGATGATCGCCGCGGCGCCCGGCTTGACCTGGCGGCCCAACACGACCGTCACGGGGTTCGAGCTGTCGGATGACGCGATCGCCGCGGTGAAAGCGAACGGTGCCGACGGCAGCGAGACGCGCTACGTCGCGAGCTACGTGCTGGACGCGACCGACCTCGGCGACTGCCTGCCGCAAGTCCTGCGCGAGGACGAATGGGTCGTCGGCGCCGAGAGCCATGCCGACACCGGCGAGGCGGGCGCGCCCGCGAAGGCGCAGCCGAAGTGGATCCAGCCGATCACCGTCGTTTGTGCCGTCGAGCACCGTCCGGCCCCAGAGAACCACACGATTCCCGAGCCGCCGAACTACGCCGCGAACCGCTCGAAGTACCACGTCAAGGACGGTGTTATCACGACGATGTTCGCCGGCGGCGGAACGACTGGCTTCAACTACCGCCAGTACCTGGACGCGCGAAACTTCGACGATCCGAACTTTCGCTACGACCGCACCACGCTGAACACCGGCGCCAACGACTACGACGAAGAGAGCATCCCGACCGGCGATCCGAAACGAGATGCGCAGATCGTGCAGGCGGCACGCGACCTGAGCCTCGGATTTCTCTACTGGCTGCAGACCGAATGCCCGCGCGACGATCACTCTGGCAATGGCTACCCCGAGCTGCGCCCGGCGAGCGAGGCGTTCGGAAGCGATGACGGGATGGCACCGGTCGCCTACATCCGCGAGTCACGCCGGATCAAGGCGCTCAAGACGATCGTGCGCAGCGAGATCGAGCAGTCGCGCGCGAACACCGGGCCGCGCGCGGCGTTGTTCGACGATTCGTGCGGCGTCGGCACGTACGCGTTCATGGACGGGCATGCGCTGCCGGGCCAGCACATGAGCGGCTTCTGGATCAACATCTGGCCGGTCCAGATTCCGCTGCGCGCGCTGATCCCGAAGCGCGTGACGAACCTGCTGGCGGCGTGCAAGAACATCGGCACGACGCACTTCACCAGCGGGCTGTACCGTCTGCATCCGTTCGAGTGGAACGTCGGCGAGTCTGCCGGCGCGCTGGCCGCATTCTGCGTGGCGCAGGACACGACGCCGCACGACGTCGCCGGCGATCAGCACCTGACGCGCGAGTATCAGCGAGCGCTGCTCGAGCAAGGGATTCCGTTGTACTGGTGGACCGACGTGCAGCCGGGCGATCCGATCTGGGCGGCGGTGCAGATGGCCGGCGCGACGAAGGTCATGACCGGTGACGGCAACCGCGAGATGAAGTTCAACCCGGACGATTCCGTCTCCGACGATACGCGCAGCGCGATCGCCGCGAAGATCGGCGCGGACGTGCCTGACGGAATCGACACCCGCGGTCACCTCGCGCAGTGGCTCTTCGAGCAGGGCCACACGTAG
- a CDS encoding PadR family transcriptional regulator, which translates to MRGFWFGHGKDYGWEAGWIQRMRRGDVKFAILEVLAQGPQHGYEIMHAIAERRGAKPSPGSVYPTLQMLEDGGFVTSDQVDGKRVYTITDAGRELLANRGTEATDGDEVDDEPSSRQRIRESAMKLGAAVMSVRNSDDKTLDRVREILDKARKEIYAILASDET; encoded by the coding sequence ATGCGGGGCTTCTGGTTCGGCCACGGCAAGGACTACGGCTGGGAAGCCGGGTGGATTCAGCGCATGCGCCGCGGGGACGTGAAGTTCGCGATCCTCGAAGTGCTCGCGCAGGGGCCGCAGCACGGCTACGAGATCATGCACGCGATCGCCGAGCGGCGCGGCGCGAAGCCGAGTCCGGGATCGGTGTATCCGACGCTGCAGATGCTGGAAGACGGCGGCTTCGTGACGTCCGACCAGGTCGACGGGAAGCGGGTGTACACCATCACCGACGCCGGTCGCGAGCTGCTCGCGAACCGCGGCACCGAGGCGACCGACGGCGACGAGGTCGACGACGAACCGAGTTCGCGACAGCGCATCCGCGAGTCGGCGATGAAGCTCGGCGCCGCGGTGATGAGCGTGCGCAACAGCGACGACAAGACGCTGGACCGCGTGCGCGAGATCCTCGACAAGGCACGCAAGGAGATCTACGCGATCCTCGCCTCCGACGAGACGTAG
- a CDS encoding bifunctional 3,4-dihydroxy-2-butanone-4-phosphate synthase/GTP cyclohydrolase II gives MERFSEQLRTAMADSGLSAAQLAQQAGLTEGAISLLRSGRREPSYRTVRALSAVLPGLRRRFTAEHDAMESIAAAIGDVRDGKMVVVMDDEDRENEGDLVMAAEKVTPEAINFMRKHGGGLICVPMTSERLDALQIPNMVNDNTAPLGTAFSVSVEARGRVTTGISAQDRSNTIRALIDPKSGPSDFLRPGHTFPLRAREGGVLVRAGQTEASVDLAKLAGLYPAGVICEIMDEDGSMMRRDNLKLFSEKHGLKMITVKDLIAYRMRHEKLVERIAEFALPTVHGVFRGIAFETKTDKTAHVALVMGEIGDGKDVLVRVHSECLTGDALHSLRCDCGPQRDAALTAIAREGRGVFLYLHQEGRGIGLANKLRAYALQDAGADTVEANTLLGLPADKRDYGIGSQILADLGVREMRLLTNNPKKIAGLEGFGLTIKDRVPIQIPPTAHNVHYMETKREKMGHMFGAPNPAGSE, from the coding sequence ATGGAGCGGTTTTCGGAGCAGCTGCGGACGGCGATGGCCGATTCGGGGCTTAGCGCGGCGCAGCTGGCGCAGCAGGCGGGGCTGACGGAGGGAGCCATCTCGCTGTTGCGCAGCGGGCGGCGGGAGCCGTCGTACCGGACGGTGCGGGCGCTGTCGGCGGTGCTGCCGGGGCTGCGGCGGCGGTTTACGGCCGAGCACGACGCGATGGAGTCGATCGCGGCGGCGATCGGCGACGTCCGCGACGGAAAAATGGTCGTCGTCATGGACGACGAGGACCGCGAGAACGAGGGCGACCTCGTCATGGCGGCCGAGAAGGTCACCCCCGAGGCGATCAACTTCATGCGCAAGCACGGGGGCGGGCTCATCTGCGTCCCGATGACCTCCGAGCGGCTTGACGCCCTGCAAATTCCGAACATGGTGAACGACAACACCGCGCCGCTCGGCACGGCGTTCTCCGTCTCCGTCGAAGCGCGCGGCCGCGTCACCACCGGGATCTCCGCGCAAGACCGCTCCAACACGATCCGCGCGCTGATCGACCCGAAGTCCGGACCGTCCGACTTCCTGCGGCCCGGCCACACCTTTCCGCTGCGCGCGCGCGAAGGTGGCGTGCTAGTGCGCGCCGGGCAGACCGAGGCGTCGGTCGACCTCGCGAAGCTCGCCGGTTTGTATCCGGCCGGCGTGATCTGCGAGATCATGGACGAGGACGGCTCGATGATGCGCCGCGACAACCTCAAACTGTTCTCCGAGAAGCACGGCTTGAAGATGATCACGGTCAAAGATCTGATCGCCTACCGCATGCGGCACGAGAAGCTCGTGGAGCGAATCGCCGAGTTCGCGCTGCCGACCGTGCACGGCGTCTTCCGCGGGATCGCGTTCGAGACGAAAACCGACAAGACCGCGCACGTCGCGCTCGTTATGGGCGAGATCGGCGACGGCAAGGACGTACTCGTGCGCGTCCACAGCGAGTGCCTCACCGGCGACGCGCTGCACTCGCTGCGCTGCGACTGCGGCCCGCAGCGCGACGCTGCGCTGACCGCGATCGCGCGCGAAGGCCGCGGCGTCTTCCTGTACCTGCACCAAGAAGGCCGCGGCATCGGCTTGGCCAACAAGCTGCGCGCGTATGCGCTGCAGGACGCCGGCGCCGACACCGTCGAGGCGAACACGCTGCTCGGACTGCCGGCCGACAAGCGCGACTACGGCATCGGCTCGCAGATTCTCGCCGATTTGGGCGTGCGCGAGATGCGGCTGCTGACGAACAACCCGAAGAAAATCGCCGGCCTGGAGGGCTTCGGGCTGACGATCAAGGACCGCGTCCCGATCCAGATCCCTCCGACCGCCCACAACGTGCATTACATGGAGACGAAGCGCGAGAAGATGGGCCACATGTTCGGCGCGCCGAACCCCGCGGGCTCCGAATGA
- a CDS encoding 6,7-dimethyl-8-ribityllumazine synthase, with translation MKADKQPKHKNALPDARGKHFAIVVADFYTDLAAQLEDGARRGLRDCGVADDHVEVAHVPGCFELPIAARRLISDGDFDGVVALGVVIRGETPHFDYVAGECARGIMNVQLATEIPIGFGVLTTENRAQAEERADPKRGDKGYEAAIAAATVAVLERKREKKRVGFR, from the coding sequence ATGAAAGCCGACAAGCAGCCCAAGCACAAGAACGCGCTGCCCGACGCGCGCGGCAAGCACTTCGCGATCGTCGTCGCCGACTTCTACACCGACCTCGCCGCGCAGCTCGAAGACGGCGCGCGGCGCGGCTTGCGCGACTGCGGCGTCGCCGACGATCACGTCGAGGTGGCGCACGTCCCGGGCTGCTTCGAGCTGCCGATCGCCGCGCGCCGCCTGATCTCCGACGGCGACTTCGACGGGGTCGTCGCGCTCGGCGTCGTCATCCGCGGCGAGACGCCGCACTTCGACTACGTCGCCGGCGAGTGTGCGCGCGGCATCATGAACGTCCAGCTCGCCACCGAGATCCCGATCGGTTTCGGCGTCCTGACGACAGAGAACCGCGCCCAAGCCGAAGAGCGCGCCGACCCCAAGCGCGGCGACAAAGGCTACGAAGCGGCGATCGCCGCCGCGACCGTCGCCGTCCTCGAGCGCAAGCGGGAGAAGAAGCGCGTCGGCTTTCGATAA
- a CDS encoding response regulator transcription factor: protein MNRAAEALAIIDNFAWPESGDVAVTARMLKGAALIRSDEVGRGLALLEALQQTATDAHPTIQSEIALNRALGHFCRHEVDAADRALDLVSPDTDIVYARALEYRGWVACRRAKFLLASRYFQEALAFLDGCKHYDRYLEANCAQVLALLTIELLDLPTWTVVAERRAKIDWSATDIQRHRFWITLCAATYAYEIEGADLVAISEGRMAEALAPTPAARVEALCRRAATAGRAAERLSHRDHTDEAYELFASLNPAQFEQYDKLVPLVLAKELSIAGRVEQAQRVFHLYREHRGTSALLAVTGNPFRHAFEKFIEGFVAESADDRARARRSYLQAFTKFRAIDYKRRAVHSALRLGALLNEPELFEYADATTRHLPPQGWLRQQVESLPTDIILRGLSMARRDVLRLLCQGLTMDEIAQRRERSPKTVANTVTEVYRAFNVRNRTELLNELLRRGIIKSA from the coding sequence TTGAATCGTGCCGCCGAGGCGCTCGCAATCATTGACAATTTCGCATGGCCGGAAAGCGGCGACGTCGCGGTCACTGCACGCATGCTAAAGGGCGCGGCCCTCATTCGATCCGATGAAGTTGGCCGCGGTCTCGCGCTACTGGAAGCCCTTCAACAAACTGCGACCGACGCGCATCCAACGATTCAGTCCGAAATAGCGTTGAATCGCGCGCTCGGCCACTTCTGCCGCCATGAAGTGGACGCCGCCGATCGCGCCCTCGACTTGGTCTCTCCGGATACGGACATTGTGTACGCGCGAGCGCTCGAATATCGCGGCTGGGTTGCCTGTCGTCGCGCGAAGTTTCTCCTTGCCAGCAGGTACTTTCAGGAAGCCCTCGCGTTCCTAGACGGATGCAAACACTACGATCGGTACCTTGAAGCAAATTGTGCTCAAGTCCTCGCATTACTCACGATTGAACTTCTTGACCTTCCAACGTGGACCGTGGTTGCTGAGCGTCGGGCGAAAATTGATTGGTCGGCGACGGATATTCAGCGTCATCGATTCTGGATCACGCTTTGCGCGGCGACCTACGCTTACGAAATCGAAGGAGCTGATCTTGTTGCGATCAGCGAAGGCCGTATGGCGGAAGCGCTCGCACCGACGCCGGCGGCGCGAGTCGAAGCCCTTTGCCGCCGAGCGGCCACGGCAGGGCGCGCCGCTGAGCGGCTTTCGCACCGGGACCATACGGACGAGGCGTACGAACTCTTTGCTTCGCTCAACCCAGCCCAATTCGAGCAGTATGACAAGCTGGTACCGCTTGTACTCGCGAAAGAGTTGTCGATCGCGGGTCGTGTCGAGCAGGCCCAACGCGTGTTTCACCTATACCGAGAGCACCGGGGAACCTCTGCGTTGCTTGCGGTGACAGGAAACCCGTTTCGTCATGCGTTTGAAAAATTTATCGAAGGGTTTGTCGCAGAATCCGCCGACGATCGTGCGAGGGCGCGCCGCTCCTACCTCCAAGCCTTCACCAAGTTCCGCGCTATCGACTACAAGAGGCGAGCCGTGCACTCAGCTCTACGCCTCGGCGCACTGCTGAACGAGCCGGAGCTCTTTGAATACGCCGATGCGACGACGCGCCATTTGCCGCCGCAAGGCTGGCTTCGGCAACAGGTAGAAAGCCTGCCAACCGACATTATCCTGCGAGGCCTTTCAATGGCGCGAAGGGACGTATTGCGATTGCTTTGCCAGGGCCTCACGATGGACGAGATCGCGCAACGCCGGGAGCGTTCGCCAAAGACGGTCGCAAACACGGTGACGGAAGTCTATCGTGCCTTCAACGTCCGCAACAGAACGGAACTACTGAACGAGCTCCTACGGCGCGGAATCATTAAATCGGCATAG